The following coding sequences are from one Lipingzhangella halophila window:
- a CDS encoding RNA-guided endonuclease InsQ/TnpB family protein, translated as MTRVKLIPDAAQAPALEATLRTVNEAANWVSGVAFAHGVPREYELRRHTYAELKARGLGAQAAQHTIKKVRDAYTTLQANIRAGNLGTPGSKRRRKVGSTPIAFRVEAAQPYDDRCLSWQYDAQTVSIWTVAGRVKNVGFACSADALTTLRQYRKGESDLIQRDGVFYLVAVCEVGEAEPYEPDAFIGVDLGIATIATTSTGYRAAGRGLNRHRKRQLALRAKLQAKATKSAKRRLKNRRRKEARHAANVNHVISKRIVTEAERTSAGIAPEELGGIRQRVRLRRPQRVTLHCWAFAQLGRFLAYKARRAGVPLVFVDPAYSSQECAQCQHIAKNNRLDQARFICRSCGVVAHADRNASHVLAHRGQSVWNAGRASRAPATP; from the coding sequence GTGACGCGGGTGAAGCTGATACCAGATGCCGCCCAGGCGCCGGCACTTGAGGCAACCCTGCGCACGGTCAACGAGGCCGCGAACTGGGTATCCGGTGTGGCCTTCGCCCATGGTGTGCCGCGTGAGTACGAGTTGCGCAGGCACACCTATGCCGAGCTGAAAGCCCGTGGGTTGGGGGCGCAGGCGGCCCAGCACACGATCAAGAAGGTTCGTGACGCCTACACGACGTTGCAGGCGAACATCAGGGCCGGGAATCTCGGCACTCCCGGAAGCAAGCGGCGCCGGAAAGTCGGGTCCACGCCGATCGCCTTTCGGGTCGAGGCGGCCCAGCCCTATGACGATCGGTGTTTGTCCTGGCAGTACGACGCGCAGACCGTGTCGATCTGGACCGTCGCGGGCCGGGTGAAGAACGTGGGCTTCGCGTGCTCGGCGGACGCGCTGACGACGCTGCGGCAGTACCGCAAGGGCGAATCCGACCTCATCCAGCGCGATGGTGTGTTCTACCTGGTCGCCGTGTGCGAGGTTGGCGAGGCCGAGCCCTACGAGCCCGACGCCTTCATCGGCGTGGATCTGGGCATCGCCACCATCGCCACCACCTCAACCGGCTACCGGGCCGCCGGGCGGGGCCTGAACCGGCACCGTAAACGTCAACTCGCCCTGCGGGCCAAGCTCCAGGCCAAGGCCACCAAGTCCGCCAAGCGCCGGCTGAAGAACCGGCGGCGCAAGGAAGCGCGCCACGCCGCAAACGTCAACCACGTCATATCCAAACGCATCGTGACCGAGGCTGAACGCACCTCGGCCGGCATCGCCCCGGAAGAGTTGGGCGGTATCCGGCAGAGGGTACGGCTCCGCAGGCCCCAACGGGTCACGCTGCACTGTTGGGCCTTCGCCCAGCTCGGGCGGTTCCTTGCCTACAAGGCACGCCGCGCCGGCGTCCCGCTGGTGTTCGTCGATCCGGCCTATTCCAGCCAGGAATGCGCCCAGTGCCAGCACATCGCGAAGAACAACCGCCTCGATCAGGCCCGCTTTATCTGCCGGTCATGCGGGGTCGTTGCCCACGCAGACCGCAATGCTTCCCACGTCCTCGCCCACCGCGGCCAGAGCGTGTGGAACGCGGGGCGTGCGTCACGCGCCCCTGCCACCCCATAG
- a CDS encoding NAD kinase → MTSAGSVVDGAGVPGDPAERSVLLLTHTGRPAAMRSTQLVHQSLTNAGVRVRMLGQEADELKAAGYELDPVDIARGTDAAVGVELVMVLGGDGTLLRAAEIARPAGAPVLGVNLGHVGFLAEAEREDLTATVRSVVDRDYYVEERMTLDVAVYNGGRGDSAPPVRTWALNEATLEKAAARRMLEVVLEIDDRPLSRWGCDGVVCATPTGSTAHAFSAGGPIVWPEVQALTVVPISAHALFDRPIVVSPETRIALEVLPDTTAGVLWCDGRRMVELPAGARIEIARADVPVRLARLQRAPFTDRLVAKFGLPVGGWRGRAERDR, encoded by the coding sequence ATGACCAGCGCGGGTTCGGTGGTGGACGGGGCAGGCGTACCTGGTGATCCGGCCGAGCGCAGTGTGCTGCTCCTGACACACACCGGTCGCCCCGCGGCGATGCGCAGCACGCAGCTCGTGCACCAGAGCCTCACCAACGCAGGGGTGCGGGTGCGGATGCTCGGCCAGGAAGCCGATGAGTTGAAGGCGGCCGGCTACGAGCTGGACCCGGTCGACATCGCGCGCGGCACCGACGCCGCCGTCGGTGTGGAGCTGGTGATGGTGCTCGGCGGCGACGGAACGCTGCTGCGCGCGGCCGAGATCGCGCGCCCCGCCGGAGCGCCGGTGCTCGGCGTCAACCTCGGCCATGTGGGATTCCTCGCCGAGGCCGAACGCGAGGACCTCACGGCGACCGTGCGCAGTGTCGTCGACCGCGACTATTACGTCGAGGAGCGCATGACGCTGGACGTCGCCGTGTACAACGGGGGGCGTGGCGACAGCGCGCCACCGGTGCGGACGTGGGCGTTGAACGAGGCCACGCTGGAGAAGGCCGCGGCGCGCCGGATGCTGGAGGTGGTGCTGGAGATCGACGACCGGCCGCTGTCCCGGTGGGGATGTGACGGAGTGGTCTGCGCCACGCCCACGGGGTCCACCGCGCACGCCTTCTCCGCCGGCGGTCCGATCGTCTGGCCCGAGGTGCAGGCGTTGACGGTGGTGCCGATCAGCGCGCATGCCCTGTTTGACCGGCCTATTGTGGTATCCCCTGAGACCCGCATCGCGCTGGAGGTTCTCCCGGACACGACCGCGGGCGTGCTCTGGTGCGATGGACGCCGTATGGTCGAATTGCCCGCGGGGGCGCGAATTGAGATCGCGCGTGCGGATGTGCCGGTGCGGCTGGCGCGTCTGCAGCGGGCGCCGTTCACCGACCGGCTGGTCGCGAAGTTCGGTTTGCCCGTCGGCGGTTGGCGGGGACGCGCCGAGCGCGATCGGTAG
- a CDS encoding SCP2 sterol-binding domain-containing protein, producing the protein MTGVAECEAALARASDRIAQVDEARRRKYIHERSIRITVPDIDTVFDMRLTLEGLEDVTARAAGTPARPAQVGITVSSADLIDLADDRMDFAKALFSGRVKVNAPISDMLRLRKLL; encoded by the coding sequence ATGACCGGCGTAGCAGAGTGCGAAGCGGCGCTCGCCAGGGCGTCCGACCGGATCGCGCAAGTCGACGAGGCGCGCCGGCGCAAGTACATCCATGAGCGCAGCATCCGTATCACGGTGCCCGACATTGACACGGTCTTCGACATGCGGCTCACGCTGGAGGGCCTGGAGGACGTCACCGCCCGCGCCGCCGGAACACCCGCGCGTCCGGCGCAGGTCGGCATCACGGTCTCCAGTGCGGACCTGATCGACCTCGCCGACGACCGGATGGACTTCGCCAAGGCCCTTTTCTCGGGCCGAGTGAAGGTCAACGCCCCCATCTCGGACATGCTGCGGTTGCGCAAGCTCCTTTAG
- a CDS encoding TlyA family RNA methyltransferase, which produces MAKRTRLDAELVRRGFARSRGHAAELIGAGHVHVVGLLAGKPATQVSADQAIVVRAPSGEPSYVSRGAHKLIGALDAFGTDSKGRSCLDAGASTGGFTEVLLRRGAARVVAVDVGYGQLAWPLRNDDRVVVRERCNVRELTPEQVGEPRPDLVVADLSFISLTLVLPALAGCAAPDAEFLLMVKPQFEVGRERVGAGGVVRGSEARADAVRAVAACALELGLGAAGVAASPLPGPAGNVEYFLLLRSGAAPLDEDRLGEALAEGPQ; this is translated from the coding sequence ATGGCCAAGCGGACACGACTGGACGCCGAGCTCGTCCGGCGCGGGTTCGCCCGTTCCCGGGGACATGCCGCCGAACTCATCGGGGCCGGGCATGTCCACGTGGTAGGCCTCCTCGCTGGCAAGCCCGCCACCCAGGTGAGCGCCGACCAGGCAATCGTGGTGCGGGCTCCCAGCGGGGAGCCGTCCTATGTCTCTCGTGGCGCGCACAAGCTCATCGGTGCGCTCGACGCGTTCGGGACCGACTCCAAGGGGCGGTCCTGCCTTGATGCGGGAGCGTCCACGGGCGGGTTCACCGAGGTCCTGTTGCGTCGCGGTGCCGCGCGCGTCGTCGCCGTCGATGTCGGCTACGGCCAGCTCGCCTGGCCCCTGCGCAACGACGACCGGGTGGTCGTCCGCGAGCGGTGCAACGTCCGCGAGCTCACTCCGGAGCAGGTGGGGGAACCCCGGCCCGACCTGGTCGTCGCTGACCTTTCGTTCATCTCGCTGACCCTGGTGCTGCCGGCGCTGGCGGGGTGCGCCGCACCTGATGCCGAGTTTCTGCTGATGGTGAAGCCGCAGTTCGAGGTGGGCCGCGAGCGGGTTGGGGCGGGCGGTGTGGTGCGCGGCTCCGAGGCGCGTGCCGACGCTGTACGCGCGGTCGCCGCGTGCGCCCTGGAGCTCGGCCTGGGGGCCGCGGGTGTCGCCGCCAGTCCGCTGCCGGGACCGGCCGGCAACGTCGAGTACTTTCTCCTGTTGCGTTCCGGGGCCGCACCACTGGACGAGGACCGGTTGGGCGAAGCGCTCGCGGAGGGACCGCAGTAG